The segment aagttatattaatttaagtatacatatatatattatccttttttttttttttttttttatttaatttttcctCTTAAacttttaatttttgttcaatacataattatatatatttttttttattttttttttcaccgtttataagaattaatatataaacatgAATTTTACTGTgaaatattcatttttagTTATTTGCTTATTATGCTGTTTATTAAGCACTTATGTAAGTGTCATTGAGGGGCATCGAGCACGACCAGGTGAATCAAGAAAAAACCCAAgagaaattataaaaacatttaaaGATAGTGGGAAAGGAATTATTCAAGGTTATTATCCATCATGGGTTTCCTATAATCATAACTTGAAAGATTTAAATGCTAATTTAAATGTTGTACATATGTCTTTTGCTAAGATGGATTTATCTTATGACAGTATAGAGAGTATTGTTGGTTCTCCTTCACTTTTCAAGTCATTAATAGGTTTAGAATATATAGGGCTAAACgaatattttaatgatGCCATGAATTTAAGAAAAGCTCGTCCAGATATTATTATGCTTTTATCTCTTGGAGGAGAAACATATCATCCAAGTTCATTTGATTCTGCTTTAAATGCTGTTGAGAAAATTGCAAATTTAGTTGATGAATTAGGATTTGATGGAATCGATGTTGATTATGAGCCTAATGGATCTTTTGATGGTTTGAACGAAAAAGAGAAAGCTGATTTTTTCGTACAATATGTAACAAAATTGAGGGAATATATGTGTGatgataaattaatttCTATATCTCAATCATCTAATGGAGCTTTAAGTTGTATAGGTTTTAATGATCCTAAGAAAATATGTATGGATGATGAAGCACCATataattcaaaatatttcaaTAAACCTGATGTAAAAAAGGAGCTATTAAGAGCAGCGCAAATGGCTTCAGCTGGAGGAgcaatatatttaatgaataATTTAAAGGATATGATTGATATGGTGTTTGTACAAACCTTTAATTATACAAATTCTACAGATTCAACAGTTATGaaagaattatatgatTCTTATGCTTAttatggaaaaaaatatgattatgttattataatggGATTTACATTAATGTTTCCTTCAACTCCTTTTAATCCGAATGATAAAATGTTTGTAAAATCCATTGGTGATTTTGTAAAGActgaaaataaattaaataaaagagCAGACGGATTTGGATTATGGTCTTTATCTTCTGATAATGCTGCACATAATGAACAATTAGCAATTGAAAATTTCGTAGAATCTTTACATTAAAtagtatttttttttttttttttttataaaatatatatattttttctagaattaatattatggttatattatacattttgaattatatatatctatatatatatatatatatatatatattcatgtttatataaactatattatatataccttCAAACACcttaaaagaaaatacgaataaatatataataattgttTTACTAAACTGtatgaatttttatatttaagatacctaataaattatttctctttattaatttgttattttttttcccctcatatgagaaaaaaaaaaataaacattttttgtttatatattaagaaaCAATAACACACCTATTTTATTTAGAAAGGGAAATTATCCTATATTCCTTTTAGGATTTAGAAAgatagaagaaaaaaaaatagaataaTCTATAAAGAGTATATtcatgaatatatataaatatatatatatatatatatatatatatataatatgacAATATTACCATTTAGACAGATAATGgttttatttgtataatttcttttttatatttataacaaatatgttttatattaataaaaaaaaaaaaagtagTTACTTTTgtgttaataatataaaaaaaaaaaaaaataaataaacaccatatatatagttcacttaatatttatatatagattaaataaaagaaatgaaatataaaattgttCACTCATACATTTTaacaattaaaaaataaaaacaaaataacttaaaatatataaaaatcaataaatatatcataaaaaagtatgcataaatatatatatttacatataataatacaaatttaaaaaaaaaaaataaaaatatataaataaaaataacatatctgaatatataattattatatcttttatatataaaataaataatagcTGTCCAATTCTAAAGGAAAATTCCGAAATATAAGATTATTTTTCAattctttctttttgtttttttcttctttccTCCCTTTTTTGCTcaatattaatatcataataatacaaCATATCAATCAACGAAAATcgtatatttttattacatgtgcaataatatatatcattgggtaataataaatataaacgtattattttcatataataaatagatgtatagaatatatatatatatatatatatatatatatacatatatacttatgtattaatataataccATAATTCATccttcaaaaaaaaaaaaaataagtaaaataaaatttaaacatatatatttttgtttggtctataaattttttaatcaaaatattaaaaacaatatttttaaaaaaaagataaacaggaaaaaagaaatacaACAAATACAAAAATTTCTAGAAACGCAAATGaaagaaatatatgttgaataataataatatatacataaaataatattctttaCGTGAAAAGAtgttacatatatataaatgtttttttttttttctttttttttttttgttgtaaCCTTCTATTCTATGAAAATTGCACTTTTTCTTATTTCTTCTTGTAAGTTTgcttttgttttttttctactttttcttttcttcttattCTTGTAAAATGTGCGCAGTAGATAGTTTTTAGGTATaagatattatatgaaCTTTATAAATGATTTTGAATTTacccttttttttttatgcatatattttgtattatataatttctgaattaaacctttttttttttttttttttcttttttaattatttaaaattatatgatacAACATGTGAGGATTAGTAATATCCATGTTTCTTGATTTTTTTCTCAATATCCTAAAAAgcaaataaaaaataaaaatgaatatatacatgaattatatatatatatatatagaataaaaattttcatatgaattcttatataacataataatatttatttttttttattggTTTTGTTTTAATTACTTTTTTTCCTCGATTATACACCCAGAACAATATTGCGTTAAATACCATAAGTGCTATAAAAATCATAAGAGAACGATTACATGAACAACCACCAGCTATTGATGGACCGGAATCTCCtgataataaatttgtAAGTGGCTTTGCTGTTATGATATCTCCAAAAGCTTCTTGTAAAGCTGATATTATATTAGGATCGTAATCTGCCCATGGATCACTCATTTtgatatagatatattgttaatagaaaaaaaaaaatgtttaaaaataaattatatacgATTTGCGTATATGTCTTgatacatacatatatatatataaatatatatatgtaatatatttattatatatacttaatattagaatcaaaataaaatatatatatatatttgaaacaaaaaaaaaaataaaataaaataaaataagaaataaaaattaaatattctttctcaaaaataaaggttcataaaaaaaatatatatattttttttttccatatatataaataatgtatataatatattttataaatatatatataatatacaatattacggatgttatttttatacatataaatggATAATTATGGTAAATTTGGTATTctagtttttttttctttttataaatcaaataaaagaaaaattattcttaATTAGAATACagtttttataaaatatgtaaaattaattaaatatatgtaaaatatatatataaaattttacaaataatatagttttttttttttaaaaaataattttcctaaaaataataatataaattttgtatatattattatttaaagtttttattttttttttttttttgcaaatcttgaaaaaaaagaataatttccttatttttattttattttattttttttttcccctgtttttacataaaattttgaaaaaaaaattaatttccttttttttttttttttaaataataaaattactcttaaaaaaaaaaaaaaaaataaactatatattatatatatattatgaattagaaaataaaaaaaattagaataaatataagaNNNNNNNNNNNNNNNNNNNNNNNNNNNNNNNNNNNNNNNNNNNNNNNNNNNNNNNNNNNNNNNNNNNNatatataataaaaatataaattgttataaaaagaagaagaaaaaaaaaataaaaaacaacaaaatcttattttttaaataaaaaaacataggaataaaaaacaatattttatgaaacgagataaaagaaatatattaaaaaagagTACAAGAATTGGAAAATGGTACAAAAAATGTTAActtaaaataattatttttgttaattattaatttggatatttttatttacatacatttttttattatatttatatacataattaatatttttatatatatatatgtatatgtatatgtatatatatatatatatatatatatatatatattatgtatatattaatacataaaaaaataagttattatttttttaatttacatatgtaaattttcttatcaagttttatttatttttttttcttataagTTGTGAGGAGgaattttatattttgttaatacaataatataatactaTATTCAAGTTGtaaattttcataatataataaataaaaaaataaaaaatacatttataaagaataatgtatcaggaaaaaattattttctcctcttttttaattttcaaaaattattaatttccTCTCAAATCACCTTAtcatttatacatatatatattataaaacattatgtacatattctgaaaaatagatataattctagttttttttttttttttttttttttaaaaattaaatatttaaatttataaaaaataattataaaaaatagtatttatttcattgttttttaataaaagggaaagattatttttctttctaaattaattattttattattatttttttcttttttttcacaaaggcctttttctttatattatatatatttatatatatatatatatatatatatatatatatatatatatcgGTGAGGCATGTAAATTTTCTATTCCTATGAATTATAAATGCACCTGATATATTCAAACTAATATTACAGTGATACATTCCTCTATATTAAGtttacaatatatatatatattcatatatatatatatatatatatatataatatcatataatataatagaatataatagaatatattataattatgtacATGTAAAAATCTTATATAACACAATAGttttacaatatttatatattaatatatatatatatataatataattatgtacATGTAAAAATCTTATACAACAcgaaaatatttttacaatatttatataatattaatatttatatataatataattatgtacATGTAAAAATCTTATGTAACACGACAATAGTTTTACAAACCgatatatatagaaaaaaaaaattttcctttatttcttatatgtatatatatacatatatatagaataaattattgtcatttatagttttattacatataatattatttaatatatatatataaatacaaagtatataattttttttttaaaggttaacaaaataaaattataattttatagCTGTTTCCACTAGTTTTTaggaagaaaaatataaaatataaaataaaaaatataaaatataaaataaaaaatataaaataaaaaataaaaaataagaaatataaaataaaaaataagaaatataaaataaaaaataagaaatataaaataaaaaataagaaatataaaataaaaaataagaaataagaaatataaaataaaaaataaaaaatatgtatgcacatatatatataattaatatttattattctaTTTCATTGTGagtattttcttttatttctttttttcgttttttctttttttctttttttatatttttctcactgtatgttttattttaacgaaaattattaaatttttattttgatcaTTAAAACtcattaaataatatatgtaataatattttttttttttttattatagatttattaattatatatatatattatattattatacatatatatataattaatatatatataagaaaatacatcatatttatattaataatatttagATACATCTTATTTcacataataatttaaagtaataaaataaaaaaaaaaaaaaaatgtgcaagtttaataaatattctatggaacataataatttaataaataagaatataagtttttatttataatttattactatataatttaaatatatatatttatttatatatatgttagattttattttcttagaatattatatataatatttcaaatatttataaaattagaaatatttcataaaatttcgtttatatatttaagaaaTGTGAAAGGatcattataaaaagaCGTATgcaaattttttattatgtttatgctccttttttttttttttttttttttatttataatataatttatgagaaatatagttatatttataagcaataatatattaaacataCACTATAcatattgtatatatataaatatatatatttatcgtaatgatttaaaaaaaaaaaaaaaaaaaagttgTCCAAAtacttatttattaatattttgatttaaGTATTCACATTGttacaatatataagaaaacAGGATGTATTTGTAATTTCTTTTAGATATTATTAAtgtacatttatatatataacataggatgcaaatgaatatatataatcttGTATAAGCAATAATCTCttgttatattaataaaatggaaataaagaaaataatatataaaatataaggattttatataagtaatacatattatatatatataacatattaaataGTTAAATATGcgtttaatttttttcctcAAAATATAggattttatttttcagACATTTGTCAATAgggatatatatatatatatatatattatatatatatttttctatttcGGATGTTTCCTTTTAtcttaaataaaatttttttttcataattattatttttaatattctcatatatgtatacgagaaataaaataatattagtataaaaagaaaaaaatcGAAACTAAGATAATATATGActtgtatttatattcatcttatatatatatatatatatatatatatatatatataattattgaTGACTATAAATAAGtaatgtaataaaaaggTAATCCTATTTGtacaatataaatgtatattttatcgACCACTTTAGGAGTTGTacacatattatatatgcatTTGTACGCCtaattctttataattattaatttatataaattatagAAGGTGACGTAAGTGGCccaataaaaataataataatatatatatatatatatatatatatattataaatacattgaaaattttatgtattcccaatatgtattaatttggaaattatatttattaaaaagaaatattttactttatataattatataaaattttatttcattttttatataacttCACTTGTTATTActgaaaaatattatatataaggagggataatattatttatttaataatttttcgataaaattaatacaaatagaaatggaaatattaattatgactgattgtttttttattttattttattattttttattttttttttttttgagtgtcctttttatttttgaataatattatatgataaataaagtataaaaataagaaaataaagaataaaataattaaagGAATAATAGTTccatatattaatatttatatatatatatatttatacgttataatatattatatttcattaatattagaCATATTGGAATTGTTgttttatcttttttttttatatatataactttgttaatatttaaaagatctacatttttatatctacAAAAAGGAACCTAGATTTTTTACaaagaataaaatttttatgtataatatgGTAATTTTTTGATGTAATgcaaaatatatatatatatataatgaaacatatatatatatatatataatgaaacatatatatatatatatatataatgaaacatatatatatataaaatgaaacatatatatatatatatatatttatatatgttaaaatattattacatagTTTCATATTAGTGATTTAAAACATATCTGTTattgatttatttatagtaatattaatattatttttcatatatataacgACTTGTCTGTTTTTAAAGTGATAAATGTATTTGTTATTCTActtctatatatatgattatatattgataataatatatatttctaatatgtatttaattttttttttttcattatattttctacaaaagaaaaagtgaaaacaaatgaataagataaataaattatataagataaaaataGGAATTACAATAAGTACTAAAtcaattaatatataataaattcttttatatggattatttatatattatggtttcatttttttacatGTACGCAAAAGTGtgtactttttttttttttttttaggGACCATTTTATAATAAGTACAAATAAGAATATGTATTCTTgtattcataatttttattttattcttatgtatgcattattataattattgtaataatattatgaattaaacatattttcTCTATGtggtattatatatatatatatatatatatatgtaaataaataatttaattgagaataataaaaaaatttttataggctcttaaaaatataaggaacaatataataatattgggaacatatatttattatatcgCATGTACATAAAGaagtatattttttttcttatttattgggttttttaaaaagattaaaatatattttatatataaaatggaTTCAATAAACTAATATtaagaaattatattaacttatgtatttttttattaataattattataatgttatttgaaataatatatgtatgtaatattatattcattcaatatatcttttatttaatatctttatattttttttttatatattttttatatattcagACTATGCTGAGcatgtttttttttattttttatatttattatatttgtctatatatattattcaataatgctaatatatatatatatatatatatatttatttatttatttttatttattacaaaTGAATGCACTATATCTTAATTTTGTTAATTTCCCaaagtattatatatacgcaagaaatattatgaaatatGAAATTGTCTTAgatatatgaaaatttgGTTGAACtctatattataaatattaatattaacttattatttgatatacattattaattgaaaaatatacGTCATAAATTTGTCTTtacttttttaattaacatataatatatatatatatatatatatatttatttatttatttatatttcagtttaatttttttttttttttttttctacaatttaatattttgttcgaacttattctttatagaagtgtataaataaaagaataaaaataattaaagaattgaaatataaataatatgatctatttttatatgtatttattatttttcttaatttaACACATTAACACcaaaaaatgttatttataattgaattattaatttttttcttttttctgtgtaaatttaaaaataattgttcctttaataaaatatgtagatagatagataaataaatatatatatatatattaatttttttttttttttttttttttttttttttttttcatgtgtaatttttaaattacaATACAAATGGTtt is part of the Plasmodium reichenowi strain SY57 chromosome 12, whole genome shotgun sequence genome and harbors:
- a CDS encoding chitinase is translated as MNFTVKYSFLVICLLCCLLSTYVSVIEGHRARPGESRKNPREIIKTFKDSGKGIIQGYYPSWVSYNHNLKDLNANLNVVHMSFAKMDLSYDSIESIVGSPSLFKSLIGLEYIGLNEYFNDAMNLRKARPDIIMLLSLGGETYHPSSFDSALNAVEKIANLVDELGFDGIDVDYEPNGSFDGLNEKEKADFFVQYVTKLREYMCDDKLISISQSSNGALSCIGFNDPKKICMDDEAPYNSKYFNKPDVKKELLRAAQMASAGGAIYLMNNLKDMIDMVFVQTFNYTNSTDSTVMKELYDSYAYYGKKYDYVIIMGFTLMFPSTPFNPNDKMFVKSIGDFVKTENKLNKRADGFGLWSLSSDNAAHNEQLAIENFVESLH
- a CDS encoding hypothetical protein (conserved Plasmodium protein, unknown function), coding for MSDPWADYDPNIISALQEAFGDIITAKPLTNLLSGDSGPSIAGGCSCNRSLMIFIALMVFNAILFWVYNRGKKDIEKKIKKHGYY